The region TCGGCTACTTCTAACTTTGACCAATACATAAAGCTCAATCACCGTACCAGGTCAAAAATGGCTAACACCCAACTGTTTCTATTTGACATAAGTCATTTCTTCACTGGCGTCCTAATCCACGGCTGGATAGTCGCCAATCGGCGCGCGGCAATACCTACTAATTAATAGAGGGAGGGGCGAGCTACCAGTGGAACTCGAAGGGAAATACTTGCGAGTTACTCGAGAggacaggccccgtagacaacatgccaattagggagtgctcccggtactggttttctatacaaatacagtaccggaaccggcaATTCCcagttctcgccatacaaactcagtaccggaccgggagcattccctaatgccaatcgctaacgctccgtagcgaacaaaacgcaactgtcactgtcacactaatatggaagagtgatagagcgaCACAaggcgattcgatggcgatggcgaagcgatagcgattgtcaccttggctaggccgcctggtcaCCGACGCTGGCTAAAACTGTGGAAGATCTCTTATCTAAATGAATATAAGAGAGATTCTGATAAGTTTCagttcgtaaaaactagtgcccacgccaattcctgggattagttgccaagcggaccccaggctcccatgagccgtggcaaaatgccgggacaacgcgaggaagatgagatgAGTAAAATATAAGTTCCATtaaatctttgtttttataagtAAGGTAATTTGATTCTAACGAGGGCAGCGACAGAGCCTATCATTAAATGGTTAAGtttgatttaattaattataacacCTCTGAATTTTAACGCGTTAATAATTTATctaagccttaacacactaccgccgtaagtacacattatgcataggtacatacaacggTATTATGAATTCCAAtcaaataaataacactttacaattttttattgaattttagtttgattcattttgttCAATGTCTCATAATCTGGTTTTTTCGTTAGAAAACAGGTGCCATACAATACATAGACAATATCGTAATTTATTCCGAAACTCTAGATACTTCAGTGCTCAATTTCTGATAATTTCAGCCCATTTGTGATTGATGGTTAGATTTTCTATTTCTTACTTTTTAAAGCTAGCTCTATAAATATCtataaggttagctggaagagatcccttatagggataagttcgccgttgtacctaaatttatgtgaatttcatgtgaacctgtttttgtacaataaagtgatttactactactactactaaatattaCTGATCCtcgaaaagtaataaaaatagtaaagTCACAGTCACAATATCTCGATATTAAAACACTAGTAGCGCAAACTACAAAGGTCAGGGCGTAAGGTCGTCGAGAACACATGGTACCCCGAGGGTCCGCCCTCGGCAGTCGGCTACGGACCCGCGGCGCGCGCGGTTGCAATCCGTTTTTGCACTGGCAACATTTTTGGCGGGATATCGAAAGTGCTACTTTACTTTTCAAACTTCGTACCCGTAGTACTTGAGATTATTTGCGGTTTTCAATCTGGCAACATTGGGTTTTGCGGGAGAATACTGTGTTACTGtttgttttgaaaatttgaattcttGGTTCtcatttaaaattttcaatttgtTCCTTAGGTTCCAAACGCCACcgataatcgcatgcgatttgcaatacattgtgtcatttgatcgatcgattgaattcgtTGCTCCTACTTAGCCAGCAATTATCTAAAATCGCATgtcattttttttctttcaaattTGATCGTGAAAATCGcatgtcatttttttttctttcaaattTGATCGTGCAAATCGCATGTCATTTGTTGCAAGGTCTGTAGAAgccttaaattaaaaagttctAATCAAGTTTTTAACAGTTTTCATAAGTAACGGTTTCATAGGAGTTAATTGCTCGAATCAACGTTAGTGCAGATTGAATTATTTAACTATTAAAGATCAATCTCGTTAGGTACTGTTAATTGGGAGCACGTTCCAATTGAATATCTATCAAATAAACTGATAACTAATTGTAGCACGTGTTGAAGTTTCAACGCGTAGTTACgcgtttgaaaaaaataaaccgaTATTGTAGTACTTAGTATTATATGTATTGCACCTACATCACTAGTACTACAACTACTACAACTACATACTATATACTCTGTGGTAGAATATGTAGTACCTCTACGTCACGTCTACACATGAAAACTGAAACAGAAAACTTTCTCTCACTTAAAGATCTCGAGACTTTTCTACAGTCAAAACATCTCTCCTTGCACAGTCGAAATATAAAAACATACAATgagataaaaaaattaaaagtgtgACCAGTTTAAAAAACCTGTAGTTTTTCTGTGAAAAGTGAGCCGCAGCCCTGGCGTACGTGGACTTATCCAGCGTGATTGAGGTGCAGGTAAAGAAATTTGATTCTTAGCTGCCAACATTTTGGGTTTATATTAGctcagatttttttaaactttaagtaggtactgggggtctagccaagatggcaatcgttgatagaatacgtgatcgaaacttaaataatgtatggaaatagtcacgtgactttttgtAGCATtagtcatcccgatacatttttctaTTCGTCGGGTGTTTGTCGATGTGCAATTGTCATCTTAGCTAGGCTGCCCTGATATGtatgattattttttcacctcagcagctcgaacaagggtaatttgctgcttaaaaacagtgagcaaaatcgcattttgctcactgagtgagacaaaatgagcaaaatgcgattttgctcactgtttttaagtagcaaagtacccttgttcgagctgctgaggtgaaaacttaattgttggtataaaataagaaaacatgagtgaatagaggtaagtgatgaagaaggaatacatttttcgggttctctaatatgttctcactgctgaggtgaaaagttttgtgaactacacgagatcaaagttatttacatctcgtgcgcttttgagtcccttactacgctcaagattctaaattagattcactcgctacgctcgtgaatctagtatagaatctttcgcttgcacgggactcaaaataagcactcgaagaaatatcaaactttgatctcttgttgtacaaataactattttctaactgtaacgcagcgtactacgtaggcgaacaacacgtgaacgcgaagcgaagcgacgcggcgcggggtgaatcaatcctttgatacctgtagaagtgtcctacgtgggcgatctcgttgcgaacgtgAACGCCTTggacccgccgcgccgcgccgcgtcgcgACGCGTTCGCGAGTTGATGATCGCTTAGTAAGACGCAGCGTAACCGGTCCGTTTCTTTCGAACTGTATTAATTAGAGtaggacgggtagtctatctcgcgggtgagatactgtcgcgccgctCCTGTGCGAGGCCTACGACGCTACGACTTTATATATATCACAATAGATATATGATcgcgaaaattaatttaaaccggcggcctagccaaactgacaatcgcttgcgcttcgctatcgaatcgcctTGTGTCTATCACCCtgccatattagtgcgacagtgacagttgctttGATCGCTACGGAgagtaagcgattggcatgttggctatgcGGCCAGAAGGCAACCGGATGCGACACCTGTGTGAAGACCGCCGTACAAGCAACATGGAACTGCACACCTAATAGTCTCACGggagggctaccgcgaaccacgaaaGAAgttttgcctctctgtcgcacttgtaaattcgtacgtaagtgtgacagggaggtaacacgtcgaacgtggttcgcggtaggccctctgttcctACTAATTGTTCGAAAAACcatttcaaattgatattataaaaatatcactAATTTGGTTTGCTTTTATTACAGAGTACCGTTCCAAATTACACCCATATTTTAGACTTTTAAAAACTAAAGCGGTCAATCAGAATAATAACTGTTTGCGCCCTTTTggcgctatttaaataaaacaaatgttaagttaaattaccatttttaatggTATTCAATGAGTACAATATATAAGGTTCTTTATAAGTCTAGGACACGCGCGATGGGTACGGTGGTTAGAATGCAAGAGAGTGATGCTTGCGGCGCGCTGCCTGGAGATGCGTTGCATAGGCGAAACTCTGGCGCCAGCATCGCGCTTTCTGGTTGGCCGCTGACCTCGCCGTGCATGTTGGCATCCTGGAGATGCAGGGCTGCGTTCTAATACATCATTGGTTGGCTCGAAGGTGGCGGTGCTGCCAACAGCGCTAACATACTCCGGGACGCTGAAAGCCGAGGGTCTTTCAGGACTCTCTCTGTTGTACAGGCAGCGGACATATTCGGTTGAGTGCTCGCTTGACTATCCCTCTAGCGGTATTGATGTCAGCTACGCGCGGCACGCCATCCTTTCCGTTATATAGTTTGACGACTCTGCCCATGCGCCATAGCAAAGGCGGCAAGCCTTCCTCCTTAATGAGTACGAGCTCTCCGAGCTGTAGATCGCGTTGCCTCTCGCGCCACTTGTAGCGTTGTTGCAGTAGGGACACGAACTCGGTCGACCAGCGTTTCCAGAAGTGTTGCCGCAGCTGTTCTAGCCTCAGGAAGCGGTCCAGGCGGTTCGGGTTCCGGTCTTGCAGTGGCGGAGCCGGCAGCGACGTGAGCGGCCTAAAAATGAGAAAGTGCCCGGGAGTAAGGGGGTAAAAGTCATTAGGGGAGGAGGAGAGTGGGCAGAGAGGCCTACTGTTCAAAATTGCCTCCACTTGGCTAAAAAGAGACGAAAGTTCCTCAAAGGTAAGGTGTGTTTTGCCCAAAACTCGTTTGAGGTGAAATTTGGCGCTTTTAATGCCGGCCTCCGCGTAGCCATTAAAGTTAGGAGCATAAGCTGgtgcaaatttaaattttatacctTGACCAGCTGCAAAATCAGATATATCGTTTtcatataacttaaaaaaatcatttatctcTTTGGCTGCAGCTACAAAGTTTCTACCATTATCACAAAACAGCTCCGCAGGTCTGCCGCGCCTGGCGATAAATCTGCGGAGTGCCAGCACAAATGCATCTTTAGACAGGTCGCTAACAGCTTCTAAATGAACACATTTATATCTTAAGCATATAAATAGACACAGATAACATTTAGTGATTTTACATCCACGTCCACGGCGATCTGTTATTAAATAAGGACCTGCAAAGTCAACAGCTGTTGACGTGAATGGAAAATCAGCATTTATGCGCTGCGCTGGTAAATTgcccattatattttttaaagtttggccAGCGATTCTTTTACAAGTGACACAATTGTGGGCCGCGCTCCTTGCGACGTTTCTGCCCCCGACTGGCCATATCAAGTCCCGTACTGAGCATAGCAATAGCTGTGGCCCTGCATGTAAGAGACGTATGTGTTCATGTGTAAAAATGAGTTTGGTTAGTGTGTGTTTAGCACGTAATAACATGGGATGCTTCTGTTCGTAACTACAATCTGAAGCATCTAGCCTTCCCCCGACTCTCAAGAGACCTTGTGAGTCCAAAAATGGGTTCAGAGTTATAATGTGTGATCTAGGACTCAACCTATGACCTTTGCGCATCGTTTCAAGTTCAGAAGCAAATGACTGCTGTTGTGCAATTTTAACTAAAGTATGCAAAGAGTCTGTAAGCTCTTGTGGCGATAGCGAGCCAGTTAATTTAGGCAGGCTGGGCTTACAGTTATTTATGAAACGGCGCACATAAGCCATAGCATGTTGTAGCCTTTTATATTTAGAAAATCTATTAAAATCAATGACAGATGGTCCATCGTCTGTGCTTGTAAGCATAGACATTACTTTGATTTCTGGCAAGACCTCCGGCTCGACAGAATTTAGCTCTGGCCATTCATTTTCAGGCTTTAATAGAAACTCGGGGCCCTTCCACCACAGAGCGTTTCCAGAGACATGCTGTGGATCAACACCACGCGTTGCAAGATCACTTGGATTTTCTTTTGTAGGTACATGTCTCCAGGTAGCTCCCGGAGTGAGACTGGCTATAGCGGCTACTCTGTTTGCTACAAAAGTTTTAAGTTTGGATCTGTCTGTCTTTAGCCAAGCCAGGCAGCAGCTAGAGTCAGTCCAGAATATTGTGCGAGAGACAGGACGTCTCCAGGCTCCTGCTACGGCTGCATATGTTTGTGCTGCTAACAAGCACCCAGCTAATTCTAATCGTGGTATAGTTGTGCGCCGGATTGGAGCTATTCTGTCTTTCGCACACAGCAGGTGGACTTGTTGTTCACCCGAGTCAGAAATAGTTTTTACATAAATGCAGGCTGCATATGCAGTCTCTGCAGCGTCAGAAAAGCAATGTAGTTCTATTGTGGAGGGCGCCTCGCACAATACATATCTAGGTATACTGAGTCCTTTAATGTGATGCAAATTTTTTATAAATCGCGACCAGATTCGCTGTATTTCAGGCGAAACTGGCTCGTCCCAAGATTTGCCTTCTTTCCACaaagtttgtattaatatcTTAGGTTTGACTGTGCACAGGCTTAAAAGACCTAAGGGATCAAATACTTGGAACGTTTTAGACAAAATTGTTCGTTTTGTAATTGTTTCATCAGAGTGatcatttttaattgaaaagtttAATATATCTTGGCTGGGTTGCCACCCCAGTCCAAGTGTTTGACAAGCTTGACTCAAAGCTAGATGATCATCTTGATTAATGAAATCTGACTTTAGTAACGCGTTTGAATTCGAACGGTATTTACGCAAATTGAAACAACCAGAGGCTAAAGACTGTGAGACGCCGGCCTGTATATGAAGCAGCTCTGATTCAGAGTCTGCGCCTGTTAATAAGTCATCACAGTAaaaatcattttgtataatggtcCTAACCAAAGGATCCTTGCTCTCAGCCCCTAACTGCCACAAACAGCGAGCCGCTAGCCAGCTCGCCGACGCAAAGCCATACGTTACTGTATTTAAAGTGAGAGAGCGTATAGGTAGGTGCTCGTCTTCGCGCCATAGAATCACTTGTAGGTTTCTGTCcatttcattcattaaaattTGCCTGTATTGTTTTTCTATGTCACCCGAGAGCACATACCTGTACTGACGGAATCTAAGCAATATTTCAAACAGTGAGTTTTGGATATTTGGTCCTACCAACTGAATATCATTGATAGAATAACCAGAGGAGGTTGGGCAACTAGCGTTGAACACAGTTCTTAAGCGAGTAGATTCACTCTCCTTCATCACAGGGTGATGAGGGAGGTGGTTGGCTGTATAACATTGCTTAGACTCCGACAGATGCCCTAAATCCCTATATTCATTTATGAAATCAACATacattgatttaagctcaggctgTTTACTAAAACGCTTTTCTAAGTTAAATAAGCGCTTTTTAGCTATGTTGAATGTGTTGCCTAGGCAGTCTGGTGTATCTTTTAAAGGTAAACGCACTACAAACCTGCCGTCAGATTGGCGATAGGTATTTTCAACAAAGTGTTTTTCTATGGGGTGAGAGTCGAACTCACTCCCATTTTTGATGGAGTCCGCCTCTGACGGCAGCTCCTCTGTCTCCCAAAACTTTGTCATTTGGGCCGACAGATCAGCTAAGCAAAGATGGCTACGTGTGGTTACCGAATTTACATGTGTAGTGGCTCCCTCTACCGGGCCAGCTACTAGCCACCCAAGTTTAGATGGGATTAGGAAGGTGCGCTTGCTCGTTGGCATTGTTTTTGCAGCACCTGTTACAATTGACCAAAACATTTCCACTCCCAACAGCATATCAATTTGGGATGGCACATTAAAGGTTGGGTCTGCAAGCTGCATAGTAGCAGGTAAATTAAGTTGACTAACGTCAACATATTTTAGTGGGAAGCGATCAGTTATTTGGTCTAAAACTAGAAAGTCAAGATTGGCATTGAAATCgcttaatttagatttaatatgAGCTGCACAACGTACAGGCTTATAGGTCAGAGGCGTATTTCCTATTCCTGTAACATTTGAGGCAGTTAGAGGCTGAAGATCAAGTTGCAAGCGTTGTCTTAATGCTTCAGTAAGATAATTAGACTGTGAGCAGCTATCTAACAGACACTTcacagtttcttttttattgttgaAAGGGTTAACTATTTCAATTAGAGCAGTTGAGAGCAATGCTTCGCTATTGGTAAGCAAAGTATTAGCAGTGAAGGTGTGATGCACCTCTGCACTGTCAGAAGTTAGCATAGTGGAGGCGCAGGCTACATTAACCCTAGCACTATCGGTAGACTGAACTGTCTGTTCCATGTTAGCTCCACTATTAGAAGTGTTAGTTGGTGaggtgtgtaggtatgtattgtgtCGTCTCTTACATACGCGACAGCCGTTTAACTTGCAAGCGCGGGTCTCGTGGTCCGGTCGGAGGCAGACATGGCACAGCTTCAGGGTGGACGCCCGCGCCCAGCGCTCGTCGACTGACATTTTTCTAAAGACTGGGCAGTCGTACACCCTGTGATCGCCATGGCACACGACGCACGGCCGACCCTTGTTGTCACTTTGTTTCTCTGAAATCATGaaggtttttatgtttttatcatgtttaaatgaagttttattagccaCAGGCTCTGGCTTGTGGTTAGCTTGTTTGTCCCGCTTTGAGCGGTATAGGTTTTCTAAAATATCTGCACGATTCTTTAAAAATTCCCTAAAATCTTCAAGTGCGGGCCACTCCTTAAGAGTGTTTCTATGCTCTTCCCATTTTGAATTAGTATTAGTGTCCAATTTAGCAGCTAACAAATGTACTAACATTGTATCCCAGTGCTCCGTTGGTTGCCCCAATGTTTTAAGGGCACGGAGGTTTTTAGTAACATGGTcgcttaaaaatcttaatgatTTATCAGATTCTCGCTGTATGGgctctaaattaaataaagcatttaaGTGGTTAGTAATCAGTTGCCTTTTGTTACTGAACCTGTCACATAAAAGTTTCCAGGCTTCAGTGTAGTTGGCAGCGGAAACTTCTAAATTTGCTATGACTCTCGAAGCCTCTCCCTCAAGATAGGAACTCAGATAATGAAACTTATGGATAGGCTTAATGTGttcattattatgaattaaagATTCATAAAGGTCTTTGAATTCCATCCATTTATAATAAGATCCGTCAAATTTAGAGATTTTAATTTGAGGGAGCTTGAAGCCGAGATGCTCCGAGTGACAGCCTCCTGAAGAACAGGTTTTAACAGAAGTCTCCGGTGACATTTTTTGAGCCTGAGAGCGTTCAAGTATACTCTGAGCTGTAGCTATAGCAGTGTTAATATGAGTCTCATTAGTGTCCCGTTCTAAAAGTTCACTGTCAAGATTGTCAGAGTTAGCTACTTCTATCGAAGTTTGCAGCTCGTCAAGGCGCGTGGATAACTCTATAACTTTATTTAATCTTAAGGTCAGCTCATTGAATTTAACACCGGTTAGCACTTCATCCTCTGtaattgtttttaagtagccaCGGAATTTAGAAACCTGGCCCTTTATGGAGCCACGTTTAACACGTAGTTCTGCCAAAAGAGCTTCCCTTTTTGCTGCTTCAGTCATGTTGAATTGTTTTTAGCTGAGCTAGCAAGtcttaacaacaaaattttaatttaaatgcgaGTTTAAAGTTATCCacgtaagaaaataaaaattggcaAAACAGCTTACGCCCCTTAGTGACTTCAACAGCTACGCAGAGGTGCCCTTGGTGTGTCGCAGCAGCTTGCGGCTTCACACTGGACAACCTGCCACGTGGTGATAGATGTGGGCGTGGCACGATGTATTCGTGGCACGCGGCACGCACTTCGACAGGTTGCCCACTGAAATTGTGCAAACGAATATGTGCATATGCGAACACAAACCAAGATGCAAGCAGCGGTGAAGTTAAAAAGAATCTGATTAGGTCAGCGAAAGTACTCGGAATACAATTAAGAAAGTCAAATTTTAAGAGAACACACGTTTGGGCCTTTAAGTGCAAATGAATTAAGCGTGAATGCGTGATTAAAAAGGTTTCGTCACGAAATAAAAAAGGCTCATGCAATTTCACTGGTTTTTAGTAAAGTacgtatttaaattttaaatggaaTGAATAATAGCACTTCACTAtagtttaaatgaaattaagaaAGCCCCGATAGGCATTTAAGCAGAAATAAAGTTTAACAGATGCTTAACACTGTTAACAGTAGGTATATGCCAACGTGGCAGAAAGCGAGCCCGCACACGATTATCACAC is a window of Cydia amplana chromosome 21, ilCydAmpl1.1, whole genome shotgun sequence DNA encoding:
- the LOC134658131 gene encoding uncharacterized protein LOC134658131; the protein is MGNLPAQRINADFPFTSTAVDFAEAVSDLSKDAFVLALRRFIARRGRPAELFCDNGRNFVAAAKEINDFFKLYENDISDFAAGQGIKFKFAPAYAPNFNGYAEAGIKSAKFHLKRVLGKTHLTFEELSSLFSQVEAILNSRPLCPLSSSPNDFYPLTPGHFLIFRPLTSLPAPPLQDRNPNRLDRFLRLEQLRQHFWKRWSTEFVSLLQQRYKWRERQRDLQLGELVLIKEEGLPPLLWRMGRVVKLYNGKDGVPRVADINTARGIVKRALNRICPLPVQQRES